The Priestia koreensis genomic interval CCTAGATGCTGACTTTGTTCTAGATATTGCCTACGACTGGTATGGAAATCATTCTGAAACAAACTGGATCGTTAAACATGCGTGTCGCTCTCTCTTAAAGAAAGGGAACGAACGAGCTCTCACACTGTTTGGCTACGGCGATCCGACAGGCATTACGATTGATCACGTTAGTCTCGACAAAAGTGAGCTAGCCATTGGCGATGATTTACTCGTTTCGTTCACGGTTCACTCCTCCCATCATCAACCCGTTCGCATTGAATATGTAATTGATTTCGTCAAAGCAACAGGAAGCAGATCAGCGAAAAGTTTTATTTTAAAGCAGTTTGAAATGAAGGAAAATGAAACAAGAGAATTTCAAAAGCGCCACTCCTTTAAGGATTTAACGACGAGAAAGCATTACGAAGGCCTTCACACGCTGTCTCTTAAAGTGAACGGCGTTACGATCTCCAGTCACAATTTTTTCCTTACCTAAAAAGCCTGTGCTCTAGCAGGCTTTTTCATTTGAAACTGAACTTTTTTTGTTCACAAGCTGATGCCCAGTTCGTTTCTTAGATCGAACGTTTCAAAACATGGTATGATAAAGACCGTACAAACAAAAACTACCCTAATGGTTAAAATTAGATCGTACAAAGGCGCTCATCACGCTCCTACTTAGAAGGAGGTACACATGAAAAAGAAATACAACATTTCAGTAGAAGCAACACTTGAAGTGATCGGCGGAAAATGGAAGTGTGTCATTCTCTGTCACTTAACGCACGGTAAGAAACGAACAAGTGAATTAAGACGATTAATGCCAAACATCACGCAAAAAATGCTCACTCAGCAGCTTCGAGAGCTTGAAGAGGACGGCATTATTGACCGCATGATTTACAACCAAGTTCCACCAAAAGTAGAATATCAGCTTAGTGAATACGGATGGAGTTTGCAAACCATTCTTGATTCCCTTTGTGCATGGGGTGAGAAGCATATCGTGCGCGTGCATGGCGATACGTCCTCTATGCTTGAAGACAGCATTTTAAATGAACACTTAAAAGCCCCGCAATAAGATCAGAACGGAGACCAAGCGCTTGGTCTCCTTTTTAATCAAACTGCCGCTTTCGGTAAACGATGATCGTTATCACAAGGACACCGATTGCCCACGCCACAAGAATGAGAAAATGACTTCCAACATCACTAAAACTCTTTCCTTTATCAAGCGCTAACCAAATTTGCTCAAACTGGTCGTTTGGAAGATAGCTGATCAACGTTTTGAGCGTATCATTTTCAATGACGCTTTTTATAATTCCACCCATGCCAATCAAAAGCATAATCGGCATGCCAATAATGCTTGTTTCCATTACCGTTCTTGATAAAAGCCCAAGCAACGTCCCGCCTACCACATAAATAATCAGACACAGCAGTATATTTAATACGCTAATACCTATGGCAGGTACGGTAATTCCTCCTAAAAGCACTGAGCCAGCGATAATCAAAATGGTTAAAATAGCGGTCAGCGCGCTTTTACCGATTAAAATTTCAATCGTACTCGCAGGTGAAAGCAAGAGGCCCCTAAGCGTACTTTTCTCCTTTTCTTCCGCTACCATTGCTGCCTGAACGAAGCAGGCCGTAATGACTAACGCCAAATTCACAAGAATAACCGCGCTATAAGCGTTCACATCCTGCCTGCTTCCTATCCACGCGGAAAATACAAGGGGCATCGCAAGCGTAAAAAGAATATATGAATTTTTCAACAGATCCTTCCAGTCCTTGATTAAAATTGCGTTCATGCGTCTTAATGACATCATCACAGTTCCCTCCCTGTTAGCTGGACAAATAGATCACCTAACGTCGGTTCATTTGAATGAACGGCAACCAGTTCACCACTCATCATATAGTCCTTAATCATATTTGCACCTTTCTCATCTTTGTTTACTGTTATTTCACGGTTGTTTTGAAGCGTTAAGGTAATGGTGTCATTGGCATGCTGAAGACGTAGCTTTTTCGGCGTGTCCAAAAGGCTGATTTCACCTTTGTGGAGAAAGGCAACGCGATCACATAACTCTTCTGCTTCATACATATCATGCGTGGTAAGAAAAATCGTCGTTCCGTTCTCATTAAGCTGACGTAGCCCACTGTAGATGTGCTTTGTGTTCACCGGGTCTAGTGCCGAAGTAGGCTCGTCCAAAAATAAGATGGATGGTTTATGTAAAAGAGCTCTTGCTAACAAAACGCGCTGCTTCATTCCTTTTGAAAGCTTTTTGACTATACTTTTCTTCTCACTCTGCAAGTTGACTACCTCGAGCACCTCCTCAATTCGCTGTTTTGGGATGGCAAACAGCTGACAGAAAAAGAGCAGGTTATCATAAATAGTCAATCGCTCATAGAGAGTACTGTTATCTGTTAAGATACCAATTTCATTCATATATGTATCTTTTTTTTGATCCCGGATAAATTGATTAAGCACGGTGATGTCACCGCTTGTTGGTAAGAGCTGCGCCGTTAAAAGCTTAATTGTCGTTGTTTTTCCAGATCCGCTCGGCCCTAAAAATCCGAATATTTCGCCTCTCCTAACCGAAAATGATAAGTTTTTTAACACCACCTTATTTTCAAAGGCTTTTGTTACATTTTTAATTTCAATCGCATGTTCCACCTAACTTCCTCCCTTTTCACTGTGATCGCTTTCTATCTCTACTGTACGATGTCACGTGTCAGGCAGCATTATAAAAGCGATAAAAGGAGTGATTTTCGGTGTAAATGGAGCTATTTGGAGCTGAATGGAGCAAAAAAAGCATGTCTTCCTCGCAATATCTACAAGCCGATAATGTCTTTAAGCTCATTTAACTTCCCCTTTGATAACGGAATCGATGTTTTTTCTGCGTCATCTAAAACGAGACTGTAGCTGTTTCTAGTCCACGTAATGACCTCTCTCACCTTTTGGAGATTCACGATGTATGAACGGTGACAGCGAAAAAAACCGAACATTTGTAATCGGTCGAACAATTCATTTAATGTATAGGTACAAGGAAAGGTTTCTCCTTTCACGTGTAAATGCGATACGCCATCATGGCTTTCAACAAACGCAATTTCAGTTGGATCAAACAGGATAATTTTTTCATTTACTTTAGCTGGGATTTTCTCAAAGCGAATGGGACGAATCAGGATCTCTTCCTCTTCCTGTACAGAAACCGCCACCTCCCCATTGTTTAAGTCTCCTTCGTCCTTTACTTCAATTTGGCGCAATCCTTCTTTCGTTAAGCTATATACACGGCTTGTCAGTTCAATTGCCGTTTCGACGTAATTGTTCAAGACTAAAATGATTTTTTGTTCTCTCACTAGCTCAGCAATAACGCGCTTTATAATAATTTGACTTTCCAAATCAATATTTTGAGTCGGCTCTTCTAGCACGAGTAGATCAGGATCATGTAATATAATTCGAGCAAGCTGCAGGCGTTTCTTCTCCGAAAAGGTCAAAGAGTCTACCCTCTGTTTCTTTTTTTCTAAGAGACCCACCATTTTTAAAAACTCGTCTACCTCTCTGTTCCCAGCGTACAGGCGTTTATAGAAGCTTAAATATTGGTAAACAGACAACCGATCATAAAAGGCTTCTTGTGCGAATAAAAGACCTACGTTCTCACAAAGTTTTTTAAAATGCTTTGGCAGCTCCTCATCGTTCAGCATAATCCTTCCTGCTGATACAGGTACTCCACCAACTAGCATATGTATGAATTGATTTCTGATCTCAGCGTTACACTGAACTGCCACCACTTCTCCTGACGTAATCGTTAAATCAATCGCAGGAAAAATGATTTGATTTCCGATTCGTTTCTCTAACTTCTCAATGACCAATGCCTTCATTTAACTGTTGCACCTCATTTTTTCTTCTATATGCTTTCACTATAGTAAAAAACCAGTTTTTTTACCATTATTCTTACAAATAAAACCGCTTTTTTTTCGCAATTTTCATTAAATGAATCGTTTTGCCGATTCCTTGGTTTAGTTGCTTGCATAAGAAAGCCTGTCCATATTATGATGAAAACCGTGCCCTCCATATTTTCTTGCTGTTTTCTGATCACCTCGTCATGAAATAGGTGATCTTGTTTCATACTAAGTAACACCTGTTTCACTTACTCATACATGAGGTACTTTCATACATAACAGCACTCATTCTCACATGCAATATGGACAAAACAATCAAACAAAGGAGGCAGAAAAACTCGTGGAAATGTTTATTATGATCATGTTACTCTTAGTAGCGATCTTACTGTCGAACATGATCAATCACTTTATTCCATTCATCCCTGTACCACTTATTCAAATTGCCCTTGGTGGTATCGTTGCTTTACTTCCCCTTGGAATGCATATCCCTCTGGAGCCAGAATTATTTTTCATTCTATTTATCGCTCCCCTTTTATTTAATGACGGGAAAAACGTGCCGCGAAAAGCATTATGGAAACTGCGTGAGCCGATTTTATTTTTAGCACTAGGCCTCGTTTTCGTAACCGTATTTGTCATCGGATACGTCATTCACTGGTTAATTCCTACGATCCCATTACCAGCAGCGTTTGCTTTAGCCGCTATTTTATCGCCAACGGACGTCGTAGCAGTAGGTGCCATGTCAGGGCGTGTGAAAATGCCAAAAGATATTATGCACTTACTTGAAGGTGAAGGACTGATGAACGATGCATCGGGTCTTGTCGCATTTAAATTTGCGGTAGCTGCAACCGTAACCGGCTATTTCTCATTAACCGATGCTACGCTCAGCTTCTTAGGAATCGCGATTGGTGGATTTGCTGGAGGTGCGGTCATTGCGTTTTTAATTATTCGCTTCCGCGTACTTATACGCCGATTCGGTATGGAAGACGTAACGGTTCATATGCTTCTGCAAATTTTAACGCCGTTTGTGATTTATTTAGTGATTGAACACTTCCATTTATCAGGAATCCTTGGAGTTGTTGCTGGGGGAATTGTTCATGCGATTGAACGTGATCGTGAGGAATCCCCAACCGTTCGCTTACGTATCGTTTCTAAAAGCACATGGACTGTTATCCTTTACGTGCTAAACGGTCTTGTATTTATTTTGTTAGGATTACAAGTTCCAGCGATTGCTCAAACCATTTTTAACGATATTAACTACAACAATGGACAAGTGCTTATGTACATCCTTATTATTACGCTTGCGCTATTTGCGATGCGCTTCTTATGGGTGTATCTGTCTTGGTCTGCGGGTTGGAAATTAAACAAGAGCTCGTTTAAGCCGTCATGGAGAGGCGTTGGTCTTGTGACCGTCTCTGGAGTACGAGGAGCCGTTACACTTGCCGGTACCTTCTCAATTCCATTTACACTTGCAGACGGCAGTCCTTTTCCAGAACGATCGTTAATTATCTTTATTGCTGCAGGCGTAATTCTCCTTTCGCTTCTCATCGCAAGTATTTTCTTACCGATGATTGCCGAAAAAGAAGAAAAGCAACCAACGGAAACAGATAACTATGTCAAAGAACGAAAAGCATTTGTAAAGGTATGTCGTGCTGCAATCGACGAATTAAACTCTTCAACCAACGAAGAAAACGAAGAGGAAGTTGTCGTCTTACGATCTCAGTATAAGCAGCTTATTAATGATGCATATATCGACCAAACGCAAAAAAATAGCTTCCGTTACCAAAAAAGTTTAAATCAAGTATGGCTGACAGGTCTTCAAGCAGAAAAGGAATATTTAGAACAGCAACTTGAAAACCCCGATGCGGATAAAGAGGCGATTAAGCTTTCTCTTACTCACACAAAGCGTATGGAGCTTGCTTTAACCGCCAAGTTCGGTCATCGCCTCGTCATGATGTGGGTCACATTCAAGCGACTTGTCTTCCGCTTCTTAGGTGCATTCAGCTCAAAAGCTGTTAAGCGTGCTCGTAAAGAACGTAAGCTAAAACGTAGACTGGCTACCTTGAAGATGGAAAGCTCGCGTGCGGCTGTCGATAAAATCCGTGAATCGATGACAGCGGAGAACCGTGATGCTTCTATGGCCGTCATTAAAGAGTATCATGCACTCATTAGCAAATTGGTCTCACGAAAAGGCCGCAATCAATCCGTGATGGACGCTCTTTCACACGATGCCATCCAAGCGGAGCGTGACAAAGTACAGGAAATGTATGAACAAAAAAGCATTTCCTTTGATATGGCACAGCGCCTACGTCAAAACATTACGATGAGAGAATTACTCATCGCAGAAGAGAACGAAACGCACTAAAGCAACACCAGCAGATGAGCTTTCATCTGCTGGTGTTTTTGTGTTTGGCAGGATATTTCTCTTGTTTGTTTAATTTATGTTGATGGAGGTGGAAAAATGGACGTTCACATTAGAAGACCTTCGGATCAAGATACTTATGATCTGCATCATTTTTTTGAGCTCGTTATTCATGATACGTATCAGCATGAGGGCATTGGTCACTTGACAGATGATATAAACGATGAGATTCAATCAAAAAAGCACTATCTCGATTTTGGATATGAAAAGCAACGGAAAAGGTCGATATTTTTTAGTCGCGGAGCTAAACGGACAAATCATCGGTACGATTGAGTATGGGCCTTGTAGCGCGCTTATTCAGACGTGTACAAACGGAGAGTTAAGTTATTTACTAGAGGTGGGAACGGTTTTTGTTCACCCAAGTCATCAGCAAAAAGGGATTGGGAATCAGCTACTGGCTGCGATTTGCACTGCTCTACAAAATCAAGGTCTTGACGAATTCTGCCTAGACAGTGGCTACAAACGAGCACAGCGCATTTGGACAAAGAAATTTGGCGCTCCCACCTACCACCTGAACGATTACTGGGGGAAAGGATTTCCTCACATGATTTGGAAGGTAAACACAAAGAGCCTTACTTAAGGCTCTTTATATTCATTCGATGGACATAATAAGGTGGCTTACTTTCATCTACACCCCCGTTTAATTCGGGAAGCGTATTTAATTGATTAACGGTGATATAGAGAAAATGATCTGTCCCGATGCTTAAGCCGTCTGGCCACTGCAGTTTTTGATCGTCTTTAATCACTATTCGGTAGCCTTTTGGATTACTAATACCAATTGCAGACTGTTCAATATCCGTTACATAGATATTTCCCTTATCATCCACGACAAATCCATCGCAGTGAGGCTTTTTACTGTACCATTCAACGTTCTTTGTTTCTTTTGATCCGCTTGGCAGCGTGGATAGCTTTTCAGCTCGAATTCGAAACACATCTGTTCCACTCATTGCACCGAAATATACCCACTCCCCTTGAGGATCAATAGAAATAGGATTTAATCCGTACTGATGTGCTTTTAAAGTACCAGCAGAGGTTTTACTAGAGATGATTTTCCCATTTACGCGAATCGAATCGCCGCTCGGCATAAATGGCTTAATACCTTCCAAAATCCGGCTTGTCTGCCCATTTTTCATATCCACGACAATAAGAGCAGGACGTTCACTTCTTTTGCTTTCATTGCTAAAATCCATATCAGCAATATAAAATTTATGTCGCTTTTCATCTATCACAAAATCATGAAGAAATGGATGGTTTGAAAGTGATTCTTTCGGAATTGGTAGGACTTTTTCTATCCGTTCTGTTTTCGTATTCCATCCTACAAGCTTTGGTAATCTTCTCAGGTCTTCACTTCCCATATCTAACATCCATACGGTTCCTTTTGAAGATACTTTGATGCCAATTGTTCGTTCAATTCCCATTTCGTTATCAGTGGGTTTGCTCGCCCATTTTAGATTGGGAAACGCTCTTGTTTTGTTGTTTTGCAAAATCTCTCTTACATTTACGGTTGGATGTGATAATGCGGACATCGTAACAATGATACGACCATCTGAAGTAGTAGCTAGATTTCCGGGCCTTTCTTTATCAAAGGTTGTCACCGTTTCAAGAGAGGAAACAGCATGACTCCGATCTGGGCAGCCAATCATACTAGCGATTATCACACTACTTATAATCCAGTTTCTCATCGATTCGCTTCCCCTCAGTCTAACGAAAATTTTCCTTCGTCTTTTGGATCAAGATAAATGATATCACTTGGACTTCTCACACCTACGTCAAAAATTAGTATATCTTGTGGTCCCTCTGTAAGTTTTACTAGAGCATGTGGCGTTCCAGCTCGCCAGTACATCATCGTACCTGGCTCTGCTTCAATAGTCTTCCCGTCCGCTACTTCATACGTTCCCTTTCCAGATAGAACATATAAAATCGCATCTGACTTCGTGTGGTAATGAGGCGCGGATGGTCGATACAACCGAAATACGCGAACGCCTCCTTTTGGCATGGAGACAACGGTACGATCTTCCACCGCTTTTTTAGAGGTTTTCGGAAGACTATCAAGATACGGTTGAAGCGGCAATCCTCCCCACGTATTCCCTAGCTTTTCACCTGGTCCGTACTGATAAATAGGTTGCTTCGCTTCCGCATAAAGTGGACATAAAAAGATGGCTACAAGAAGGCTTGCGATAAACGTTTTTTTCCGCATTTCCCTTCCTCCCTACGCTTAGTTAGTATGGTGTATTATTTGTAGACAAGTAACCTTCTTATACTAAATTCCAATCATTCATTTTGTCCATTTTTACCCATGGTATAATAAGGATTCGCACTCACTTTACACACGAAAGGAATGATTTTTTGAATCAACACGTTACGCTCGAAGATTCCCAGATAAAATGGGTCGAATACTTTGAGAATGAGAAGAATCGATTATTATCTGTCATTGAGTCGCATATAAAGGGCATTGAACATATTGGCAGTACGTCCATTGCGGGACTAGCAGCCAAACCGATTATTGACATCATGGTCGCCGTGGAAACATTAGATTGTGCAGAAGCGTGCATTCAATCTCTAGAAGCACTCGGTTATCATCACGTGCTACACGCTGAATTTCCCGAGCGCCGCTTTTTCTGGCGAGAAGCGAATAACGGACAGCGGTTTCACCTTCACTTTTACACGTATGGCAGCAAAGACTGGCAGGAAAAACGTTTGTTCCGTGATTATTTAAAGAAACACGAAGATGCATTACATGCCTACGAGGCGCTAAAACGCGCGCTCGCCCTTACATACAAAGATGACCGCTCCGCGTATACCGAAGCAAAAGGCCCCTTTATCCGAACGATCATTGAAAAGGCTAAAAACGAACGGATTGAATGGCAGCAACAAGTGCCTGTTCAAGGACTTAATCACCTGTTATTTTCGGTTTCCGACCTGGACCAATCCGTTGCGTTTTATCAGGATGTATTCGGTGCAAGACTGTTAGTAAAAGGGCGAACAACCGCTTATTTTGATCTCAACGGCATTTGGCTTGCGTTAAATGTGGAAACAGACATCCCGCGTCGGGAAATTCATCATTCTTATACACATCTAGCCTTTACGATTAAGGAAGTAGATTTCGATCAGACGCTTCACATGCTGCAAATGCGTGGCGTACATATTCTTCCTGGTCGTGAAAGAGATCAAAAAGACAAAAAGTCGATTTATTTTACAGATCCTGATGGACACAAATTTGAATTTCATACCGGATCACTTCAGGACCGAATGAGCTATTATCAAAAAGAAAAAGCGCATATGACGTTTTATTAAACAAAAAAGTGCTTCACATTAAAAGCGAAGCACTTTTTAGTAGTGGCTTGGTACTGCACTCACCAGTCTGGCAACCTTTTTTCTTTTACGAAACTTTACGTTGTTCAGCCAATTCACAAAGGTTTCACCGCTGAAAGACACGCCGTAGCCTTCGTTTCCCTCTTCATCGATATACGCAATTTGCCAATAAGGATGGTCATTCCCCCGGTCGTATATCCACTGATCAAACTCACGTTGAAGTTGATGAATATTGCGACCAACTTTTGCGGCACAGCTCATGTACTCGTCTTCGTATCCGAATTCCATTTTTATGACCATGTTTCCCTCCTAGACCTTTTACAGTCATTCTACTGCCCTATTGCAAACATCAATCGTCTCCGCTCAGCAAATGTCGCACCTGCTGAATGGGCGGATAATCTTTGACATCATTTTTATACGCCATGTAAATCGTATTGTTCACTGCTAGATGAGGAAAGAGAATTTTCGTTTTGTTCGCTTCAACCGAATCCGCAATTAAATACGTAGGAAGGACGCTAATTCCCATTCCTTCTTCGATTGCTTTTAACACAACACGCAGGTCAGGGATAATATGATAAGGCTGAATGGGCGGTCGCTTTCCGAAGTGCTCTCGCCAAAAGCGGCGTACGATGGGTAGCTCTAAACCATAGCTTAGCCATCTCTGTTCGTCTAACCATGATTCAATCTCACCAATTTCGGTAAGCGTTGAGTCAACGTCATAAGGAGCGGTCACAACAAACTGCTCCTCCTCTATTTTCACACTTTCAATTCCTGGTACTTGAAGCTTTTGAGTCGTAATGATGAGATCCACTTCATCACCTTGCAGCAGCTCTAGTAATTTCGTCGCAACGCCAAATTGAATGGAAAGGCGACCGTCTACTCGTTTAAGACTAGGGAGTGCCTTTTTTGTAAAATACTCCCCAGGTGAACCAATTCGAACAATAGGAGTTTGGGGCTCAGAGGCCACGTGGCGAATTTCAAGGGTGGTACTTTCTAGTTTTTCAATGAGCGGTACTAACGTTGTATACAGCTCTTTTCCTTTATCCGTTGGAATCATTTTTCGTGTAGCCCGAATAAACAAAGGCTCTCCTACCTCTGCCTCTAATGCCGCTAAGTGCTGACTCATCGCAGGCTGTGTTAAAATTCGAGCCTTTGCAGCAGCGGATACCGAACGGTGCTTGTAGATGGAGATAAAACTTCGATACCATTCAAAATCAATCATGTTTCTTTTTTCTCTCCTTTGACATGTTAAAAGCATCGTCATAGAGACGATGCTTCTTTTATATCTGGCGCAAGCGGAAAACTTGGCGTTCCGCTACGAGATCTGCCGTCTTTTCACGATAGTTTTTATAGTGATCAGCCTCAACGTGAGCGTTTAACGCTTCTTCATCTCGCCAAAGTTCATAAAAAACAAATACGCCTTGTTCTTCCATTGATTCATGGAGCACATATTGAACACAGCCTGCTTCTGCGCGAGACGGCTCCAGTACAGCTTGGAGCTCTTTACGAAGTAGCTCCTCTTTTCCAGGCTTAGCCGTTAAAATTGCATTAATCGTAATGGCACTCATTCGATCTCCTCCTCGTCTTTTTAATCACCAGTATTTCCACCTTACTTTTTACCATACAAGAAAAGAGCCACATATGCATGAAAATAGCTCGGCATATGTGGCCCCATGTTTTATGCTAACGTTTTAACAACCGCTTTTGCTACGCTAATTGTTGATTGTGGATTTTGACCTGTAATTAAGTTTCCGTCTACTTGAAGGTGATCCGTCCAGTTTGGAGCCGCAACGAATTTTCCTCCTAATTCACGTAAGCGTGTTTCAAGTAAAAACGGCATGTATTGATCTAGCGTTGTTTCGCGCTCTTCTTCATCTGTGAATGCCGTTACCGCTTTTCCGGCAACAAGCGGTGTACCGTCTGAAAGTTTTACTCCCACAAGACCTGCTGGTCCGTGGCACACAGCTGCTACAACGTTATTTGCTTCATATGCTTCGCGAAGAAGCGCGTGCAATTTTTCATTATCTGGTAAATCAAACATTGTTCCGTGTCCACCTGGTAAGAAAATAGCATCGTATGCAGACGCGTCTTTAATATCTTCTAATTTCAACGTATTTTCTAGATATACCGCTGTGTCTAAAATTTCTTGTGGCGTTTCGCCTTCTAAGCTGCGATCATCGACCGGTGCTTTTCCACCTTTTGGACTCGCAACTGTAATTTCATATCCTGCTTTTGCAAACTCAACGTACGCTTCGCCGAATTCTGAAAGCCAAAGACCTGTCTCATGTCCTTCATTCATTTTATCAGCTGTTGTCACAACCATTAATATATGTTTACTCATTATAAGTTCCTCCTAAAAATAACGTAGTGTATGTGAAATACAAGACTAATTGTAAGCCCATTTTAACTATAATACAAATTAGAAAATAAACATCTATCTATAAATATATTTATAGATAGACCATCATAAAAACCC includes:
- a CDS encoding winged helix-turn-helix transcriptional regulator, with product MKKKYNISVEATLEVIGGKWKCVILCHLTHGKKRTSELRRLMPNITQKMLTQQLRELEEDGIIDRMIYNQVPPKVEYQLSEYGWSLQTILDSLCAWGEKHIVRVHGDTSSMLEDSILNEHLKAPQ
- a CDS encoding ABC transporter permease, translated to MMSLRRMNAILIKDWKDLLKNSYILFTLAMPLVFSAWIGSRQDVNAYSAVILVNLALVITACFVQAAMVAEEKEKSTLRGLLLSPASTIEILIGKSALTAILTILIIAGSVLLGGITVPAIGISVLNILLCLIIYVVGGTLLGLLSRTVMETSIIGMPIMLLIGMGGIIKSVIENDTLKTLISYLPNDQFEQIWLALDKGKSFSDVGSHFLILVAWAIGVLVITIIVYRKRQFD
- a CDS encoding ABC transporter ATP-binding protein, which codes for MEHAIEIKNVTKAFENKVVLKNLSFSVRRGEIFGFLGPSGSGKTTTIKLLTAQLLPTSGDITVLNQFIRDQKKDTYMNEIGILTDNSTLYERLTIYDNLLFFCQLFAIPKQRIEEVLEVVNLQSEKKSIVKKLSKGMKQRVLLARALLHKPSILFLDEPTSALDPVNTKHIYSGLRQLNENGTTIFLTTHDMYEAEELCDRVAFLHKGEISLLDTPKKLRLQHANDTITLTLQNNREITVNKDEKGANMIKDYMMSGELVAVHSNEPTLGDLFVQLTGREL
- a CDS encoding LytTR family transcriptional regulator DNA-binding domain-containing protein — its product is MKALVIEKLEKRIGNQIIFPAIDLTITSGEVVAVQCNAEIRNQFIHMLVGGVPVSAGRIMLNDEELPKHFKKLCENVGLLFAQEAFYDRLSVYQYLSFYKRLYAGNREVDEFLKMVGLLEKKKQRVDSLTFSEKKRLQLARIILHDPDLLVLEEPTQNIDLESQIIIKRVIAELVREQKIILVLNNYVETAIELTSRVYSLTKEGLRQIEVKDEGDLNNGEVAVSVQEEEEILIRPIRFEKIPAKVNEKIILFDPTEIAFVESHDGVSHLHVKGETFPCTYTLNELFDRLQMFGFFRCHRSYIVNLQKVREVITWTRNSYSLVLDDAEKTSIPLSKGKLNELKDIIGL
- a CDS encoding Na+/H+ antiporter → MEMFIMIMLLLVAILLSNMINHFIPFIPVPLIQIALGGIVALLPLGMHIPLEPELFFILFIAPLLFNDGKNVPRKALWKLREPILFLALGLVFVTVFVIGYVIHWLIPTIPLPAAFALAAILSPTDVVAVGAMSGRVKMPKDIMHLLEGEGLMNDASGLVAFKFAVAATVTGYFSLTDATLSFLGIAIGGFAGGAVIAFLIIRFRVLIRRFGMEDVTVHMLLQILTPFVIYLVIEHFHLSGILGVVAGGIVHAIERDREESPTVRLRIVSKSTWTVILYVLNGLVFILLGLQVPAIAQTIFNDINYNNGQVLMYILIITLALFAMRFLWVYLSWSAGWKLNKSSFKPSWRGVGLVTVSGVRGAVTLAGTFSIPFTLADGSPFPERSLIIFIAAGVILLSLLIASIFLPMIAEKEEKQPTETDNYVKERKAFVKVCRAAIDELNSSTNEENEEEVVVLRSQYKQLINDAYIDQTQKNSFRYQKSLNQVWLTGLQAEKEYLEQQLENPDADKEAIKLSLTHTKRMELALTAKFGHRLVMMWVTFKRLVFRFLGAFSSKAVKRARKERKLKRRLATLKMESSRAAVDKIRESMTAENRDASMAVIKEYHALISKLVSRKGRNQSVMDALSHDAIQAERDKVQEMYEQKSISFDMAQRLRQNITMRELLIAEENETH
- a CDS encoding major royal jelly family protein, with translation MRNWIISSVIIASMIGCPDRSHAVSSLETVTTFDKERPGNLATTSDGRIIVTMSALSHPTVNVREILQNNKTRAFPNLKWASKPTDNEMGIERTIGIKVSSKGTVWMLDMGSEDLRRLPKLVGWNTKTERIEKVLPIPKESLSNHPFLHDFVIDEKRHKFYIADMDFSNESKRSERPALIVVDMKNGQTSRILEGIKPFMPSGDSIRVNGKIISSKTSAGTLKAHQYGLNPISIDPQGEWVYFGAMSGTDVFRIRAEKLSTLPSGSKETKNVEWYSKKPHCDGFVVDDKGNIYVTDIEQSAIGISNPKGYRIVIKDDQKLQWPDGLSIGTDHFLYITVNQLNTLPELNGGVDESKPPYYVHRMNIKSLK
- a CDS encoding cupin domain-containing protein, whose product is MRKKTFIASLLVAIFLCPLYAEAKQPIYQYGPGEKLGNTWGGLPLQPYLDSLPKTSKKAVEDRTVVSMPKGGVRVFRLYRPSAPHYHTKSDAILYVLSGKGTYEVADGKTIEAEPGTMMYWRAGTPHALVKLTEGPQDILIFDVGVRSPSDIIYLDPKDEGKFSLD
- the fosB gene encoding metallothiol transferase FosB, encoding MPVQGLNHLLFSVSDLDQSVAFYQDVFGARLLVKGRTTAYFDLNGIWLALNVETDIPRREIHHSYTHLAFTIKEVDFDQTLHMLQMRGVHILPGRERDQKDKKSIYFTDPDGHKFEFHTGSLQDRMSYYQKEKAHMTFY
- a CDS encoding LysR family transcriptional regulator, producing the protein MIDFEWYRSFISIYKHRSVSAAAKARILTQPAMSQHLAALEAEVGEPLFIRATRKMIPTDKGKELYTTLVPLIEKLESTTLEIRHVASEPQTPIVRIGSPGEYFTKKALPSLKRVDGRLSIQFGVATKLLELLQGDEVDLIITTQKLQVPGIESVKIEEEQFVVTAPYDVDSTLTEIGEIESWLDEQRWLSYGLELPIVRRFWREHFGKRPPIQPYHIIPDLRVVLKAIEEGMGISVLPTYLIADSVEANKTKILFPHLAVNNTIYMAYKNDVKDYPPIQQVRHLLSGDD
- a CDS encoding putative quinol monooxygenase, with protein sequence MSAITINAILTAKPGKEELLRKELQAVLEPSRAEAGCVQYVLHESMEEQGVFVFYELWRDEEALNAHVEADHYKNYREKTADLVAERQVFRLRQI
- a CDS encoding type 1 glutamine amidotransferase domain-containing protein — its product is MSKHILMVVTTADKMNEGHETGLWLSEFGEAYVEFAKAGYEITVASPKGGKAPVDDRSLEGETPQEILDTAVYLENTLKLEDIKDASAYDAIFLPGGHGTMFDLPDNEKLHALLREAYEANNVVAAVCHGPAGLVGVKLSDGTPLVAGKAVTAFTDEEERETTLDQYMPFLLETRLRELGGKFVAAPNWTDHLQVDGNLITGQNPQSTISVAKAVVKTLA